The Haemophilus parainfluenzae genome window below encodes:
- a CDS encoding Gp37 family protein: MSATLPILQSIRDHVEQKTTSFSIELFPDDLEHYNLLDPFGAVLVQYAGSKFESLDSTDIIQQRRKVLIALTVIARSQHDDTGALEMLDQLRLAIVGFKPTNCTACHLISEEFAGEDNGLWQYQLVIQTETWQVEAHQPQNLPKFTAARYRRKEP, encoded by the coding sequence ATGAGTGCCACTTTACCCATTTTGCAAAGCATCAGAGACCATGTCGAACAGAAGACCACGAGTTTCAGCATCGAACTGTTCCCTGATGACCTTGAACACTATAACCTGCTCGACCCATTCGGTGCGGTGTTGGTGCAGTATGCTGGGTCAAAATTTGAAAGCCTTGATAGCACCGACATTATCCAACAACGCCGCAAAGTGCTGATTGCCCTCACGGTGATTGCCCGCAGTCAGCACGATGATACAGGGGCGTTGGAAATGCTCGACCAGTTACGGCTGGCGATTGTGGGATTTAAGCCGACCAATTGCACCGCTTGTCATTTGATTAGCGAAGAGTTTGCAGGCGAAGACAATGGGCTGTGGCAATACCAACTGGTTATTCAAACCGAAACGTGGCAGGTGGAAGCACACCAGCCGCAAAATTTACCAAAATTTACCGCGGCACGTTATCGCCGCAAAGAACCATAA
- a CDS encoding phage major tail tube protein: MSTAIHQIVNANVYMNGNSLLGKAKEFKLPDIEFEFIEHKGLGLHGTIKLPAGLNAMEGEVIWDSFYPEVRVNAYNPYKNVQLMARSNVQVFDSRGLAAEESLVTTMNVAFNKTTGGSLKNKEATEHSDSFQIMSIKQTLAGKEILFVDVLANIYRVNGQDVLQKYRTNIGQ, encoded by the coding sequence ATGAGTACCGCAATTCATCAGATTGTGAACGCCAATGTGTATATGAACGGCAACTCGCTACTTGGCAAAGCCAAAGAGTTTAAATTGCCTGACATCGAGTTCGAGTTTATTGAACACAAAGGCTTAGGGCTACACGGCACAATCAAACTCCCTGCAGGGTTGAACGCAATGGAAGGCGAAGTGATTTGGGATAGTTTCTATCCTGAAGTGCGAGTAAACGCCTATAACCCTTATAAAAATGTGCAGCTTATGGCACGTTCTAATGTGCAGGTATTTGATTCTCGCGGCTTGGCTGCGGAAGAATCACTTGTCACCACGATGAACGTGGCATTTAACAAGACGACAGGTGGAAGCTTAAAGAATAAAGAAGCAACGGAACATTCCGACAGCTTCCAAATTATGTCTATCAAGCAAACGCTGGCAGGCAAAGAAATTTTGTTTGTAGATGTGCTTGCCAACATCTATCGCGTAAACGGTCAAGATGTATTGCAAAAATACCGCA
- a CDS encoding phage tail sheath family protein gives MAFHHGTKTTRVAGGSVAVETVDGAIIGIVGTAPIGAVNELTVCQTTKDFAQFGVILNQGFTLPDAFDVLARYAAGKVYVVNVLDPKKHKTDITDEVLTQDSSTLMAKTAKAGLLNISIQSSSQTLQEGTDYSVNLQTGEITFTTRHEGLKATYAYADPEKVTEADIKGGIDAATGKRKGLELVRDGFNLYGADAKILICPEFDKTASCAAALSTLAEQLKAVAYVQLPKGTSLSKAIQARGPIGVLNASASSERVRHFFPYALGSSNTLESLAVHAAGLRMKTDTDNGYWFSTSNRQLQGVIGMEVPLTARVDDEQSETNLLNAVGITTIFNSFGTGFRLWGNRSSNYPTVTHIINFETALRTGDLIDESIRRTELQFIDRPIDDALIDSLLETVDTYLRALPSIVGYRVSLDYDTDLVDEFSKGHVPLMYEYTPKLPAELISNKSVMTRKYLVNLVSQR, from the coding sequence ATGGCGTTTCATCACGGAACGAAAACAACACGCGTGGCAGGCGGTTCTGTCGCGGTGGAAACGGTGGACGGTGCAATTATTGGCATCGTAGGGACTGCACCTATCGGCGCAGTCAATGAATTGACCGTGTGCCAAACCACCAAAGATTTTGCTCAATTTGGTGTGATTTTAAACCAAGGCTTCACGTTGCCAGACGCTTTTGACGTATTGGCTCGCTATGCCGCAGGTAAGGTGTATGTGGTCAATGTGTTAGATCCGAAAAAACACAAAACTGACATTACAGACGAAGTCTTAACACAAGACAGCTCCACCTTAATGGCAAAAACAGCGAAAGCAGGCTTATTGAACATCAGCATTCAATCATCTAGCCAAACCTTGCAAGAAGGCACTGATTACAGCGTAAACTTGCAAACAGGTGAAATTACCTTTACTACACGCCACGAAGGGTTAAAAGCGACTTACGCTTATGCTGATCCTGAAAAAGTGACCGAAGCGGACATCAAAGGCGGTATTGACGCTGCTACCGGCAAACGCAAAGGCTTGGAATTGGTGCGTGACGGTTTCAATTTATACGGTGCGGATGCCAAAATTTTAATCTGCCCAGAGTTTGACAAAACGGCAAGCTGTGCAGCGGCTCTTTCAACATTAGCTGAACAGTTAAAAGCAGTGGCTTATGTGCAATTGCCGAAAGGCACATCGCTTTCTAAAGCGATTCAAGCTCGCGGCCCGATTGGTGTATTGAATGCCTCCGCAAGTTCTGAACGTGTGCGCCACTTCTTCCCTTATGCGTTGGGCTCTAGCAATACGCTTGAAAGTTTAGCGGTGCACGCAGCAGGCTTGCGGATGAAAACCGATACCGACAACGGCTATTGGTTCTCCACTTCAAACCGTCAATTGCAAGGCGTAATTGGGATGGAAGTGCCTTTAACCGCTCGCGTGGACGATGAGCAATCGGAAACCAACCTGCTTAACGCGGTGGGTATTACCACGATTTTCAATAGCTTTGGCACAGGCTTCCGCTTATGGGGTAACCGTTCGTCAAACTATCCAACGGTAACCCATATCATCAATTTTGAAACGGCGTTGCGCACAGGTGATTTAATCGACGAAAGCATTCGCCGCACCGAGTTGCAATTTATCGACCGCCCGATTGATGATGCGTTGATTGACAGTTTATTGGAAACAGTGGACACCTATTTGCGAGCCTTGCCAAGTATTGTAGGTTATCGCGTCAGCCTTGACTACGATACCGACTTGGTGGATGAATTTAGCAAAGGTCACGTGCCGTTGATGTATGAATACACGCCGAAATTGCCAGCCGAGCTTATCAGCAATAAATCGGTAATGACCCGTAAATACTTAGTGAACTTGGTGTCACAACGCTAG